The proteins below come from a single Triticum aestivum cultivar Chinese Spring chromosome 5D, IWGSC CS RefSeq v2.1, whole genome shotgun sequence genomic window:
- the LOC123124205 gene encoding uncharacterized protein isoform X3 produces the protein MWRRLVPRVDAGDILGGGIDVVESVVASINEARGRSSHLIFSESIDGGSGKEQLRGVDGSEVFGDSNDMAAQNTAIASMGEEGDAEGVVVNNSKGSWTRRVRIGNASEERDANPSRVPALEASMRACADTKTSTVVNPALGTSFDTVEEAYEFYNLYSWETGFGVRAGHCSQTVDKVWMCCVDAGA, from the exons ATGTGGCGCAGATTGGTTCCTAGGGTAGATGCGGGTGATATTTTGGGTGGCGGAATCGATGTTGTGGAGTCTGTGGTTGCTTCAATCAATGAAGCTCGCGGGCGATCCTCTCATCTGATTTTTTCCGAATCCATCGATGGCGGTAGCGGCAAGGAGCAGCTCCGAGGGGTGGACGGGAGTGAGGTCTTTGGTGACTCTAACGATATGGCGGCTCAGAATACGGCCATTGCATCCATGGGAGAGGAGGGGGATGCAGAGGGTGTGGTCGTCAACAACTCAAAAGGCTCCTGGACTCGACG TGTTAGGATTGGCAACGCGTCTGAAGAGAGGGATGCCAACCCAAGCAGAGTCCCTGCCCTTGAGGCTTCAATGCGAGCTTGTGCAGACACCAAGACCAGCACTGTTGTTAATCCGGCGCTCGGAACTAGCTTTGACACAGTTGAAGAAGCATATGAGTTTTACAACCTATACTCCTGGGAGACTGGCTTTGGCGTCAG GGCAGGCCATTGCAGTCAAACAGTCGACAAGGTGTGGATGTGCTGCGTTGATGCGGGTGCTTAG
- the LOC123124205 gene encoding uncharacterized protein isoform X2, protein MWRRLVPRVDAGDILGGGIDVVESVVASINEARGRSSHLIFSESIDGGSGKEQLRGVDGSEVFGDSNDMAAQNTAIASMGEEGDAEGVVVNNSKGSWTRRVRIGNASEERDANPSRVPALEASMRACADTKTSTVVNPALGTSFDTVEEAYEFYNLYSWETGFGVRYAKSRLNVHKKCIQEFVCACAGRPLQSNSRQGVDVLR, encoded by the exons ATGTGGCGCAGATTGGTTCCTAGGGTAGATGCGGGTGATATTTTGGGTGGCGGAATCGATGTTGTGGAGTCTGTGGTTGCTTCAATCAATGAAGCTCGCGGGCGATCCTCTCATCTGATTTTTTCCGAATCCATCGATGGCGGTAGCGGCAAGGAGCAGCTCCGAGGGGTGGACGGGAGTGAGGTCTTTGGTGACTCTAACGATATGGCGGCTCAGAATACGGCCATTGCATCCATGGGAGAGGAGGGGGATGCAGAGGGTGTGGTCGTCAACAACTCAAAAGGCTCCTGGACTCGACG TGTTAGGATTGGCAACGCGTCTGAAGAGAGGGATGCCAACCCAAGCAGAGTCCCTGCCCTTGAGGCTTCAATGCGAGCTTGTGCAGACACCAAGACCAGCACTGTTGTTAATCCGGCGCTCGGAACTAGCTTTGACACAGTTGAAGAAGCATATGAGTTTTACAACCTATACTCCTGGGAGACTGGCTTTGGCGTCAGGTATGCCAAAAGCAGGCTGAATGTCCATAAAAAATGCATCCAAGAGTTTGTGTGCGCATGTGCG GGCAGGCCATTGCAGTCAAACAGTCGACAAGGTGTGGATGTGCTGCGTTGA
- the LOC123124205 gene encoding putative protein FAR1-RELATED SEQUENCE 10 isoform X1, with protein sequence MWRRLVPRVDAGDILGGGIDVVESVVASINEARGRSSHLIFSESIDGGSGKEQLRGVDGSEVFGDSNDMAAQNTAIASMGEEGDAEGVVVNNSKGSWTRRVRIGNASEERDANPSRVPALEASMRACADTKTSTVVNPALGTSFDTVEEAYEFYNLYSWETGFGVRYAKSRLNVHKKCIQEFVCACAAIAVKQSTRCGCAALMRVLRSDDKGWYICEHKTEHNHALLVNRMEKLDWKSHRHIDILETW encoded by the exons ATGTGGCGCAGATTGGTTCCTAGGGTAGATGCGGGTGATATTTTGGGTGGCGGAATCGATGTTGTGGAGTCTGTGGTTGCTTCAATCAATGAAGCTCGCGGGCGATCCTCTCATCTGATTTTTTCCGAATCCATCGATGGCGGTAGCGGCAAGGAGCAGCTCCGAGGGGTGGACGGGAGTGAGGTCTTTGGTGACTCTAACGATATGGCGGCTCAGAATACGGCCATTGCATCCATGGGAGAGGAGGGGGATGCAGAGGGTGTGGTCGTCAACAACTCAAAAGGCTCCTGGACTCGACG TGTTAGGATTGGCAACGCGTCTGAAGAGAGGGATGCCAACCCAAGCAGAGTCCCTGCCCTTGAGGCTTCAATGCGAGCTTGTGCAGACACCAAGACCAGCACTGTTGTTAATCCGGCGCTCGGAACTAGCTTTGACACAGTTGAAGAAGCATATGAGTTTTACAACCTATACTCCTGGGAGACTGGCTTTGGCGTCAGGTATGCCAAAAGCAGGCTGAATGTCCATAAAAAATGCATCCAAGAGTTTGTGTGCGCATGTGCG GCCATTGCAGTCAAACAGTCGACAAGGTGTGGATGTGCTGCGTTGATGCGGGTGCTTAGATCTGATGATAAGGGTTGGTACATATGTGAACACAAAACCGAGCACAACCATGCACTCTTGGTTAACCGTATGGAAAAGCTGGACTGGAAATCGCACCGACACATAGATATACTAGAGACTTGGTGA